The genomic segment cctgtcttaaaaacttaaaaaaaaatacagactagGAACAGGTGAAGAGAAAGCTGCTACTTTTTTAGTAATTCAAACAAGTTAGACTAGCATGTTCTCCCTGCCAGCTACAGCCTTCTCTCTGGTGTGTTGGTGAACAAACTTTCTAAACTTGGCTTTCAGCTTATGAGGATCTTAGGGATGTATGAAATGGTCAGTCTTTCATGTTTTATGTACCTTTCTTGTTGCGTATTCTCATCCTACGGAGGTCTTGGCTGCTTTTATGCCAATGCTCTACAGTTCCTGCCTTTAAAAATTGCTTTAGTCTGCCTTTACCATACTCCTACATTTTCATTCACTTAGGTAGTAGCAGGGATACAATTCTCCCTGTATTCTTAACTAGTTACGCTAAGAAAATCATAGTGACTCTCAGTGTTGGGTTCCTGCTCTTGGCCTGCATTCCCACTAGAGTCACTGCAGGTTACACTGctccagccatctctctctctctcccacagtgGTCCCAGCTCCTGTCACATCTCTGTAGTCCACACAGTCTTCCTCATTCTCCCCTTTCTattaatgttgttgttgttattgctgtgatCGTTGTCCAGTAAACAGAATGCACCCAGTTAGCATTTATTCCAacaaatgaacatttattttaaaggatttatgAAATCATaacagttttacttttaaaaggcaGAGGAATCATTGATGTTTTGAAGATATATAATATGGTAACTAAAaccaacagttaaagaaaaataagataaatatctCCATCTTCTCCCCAGCCAGGGATAGAGACCTGGTGCTAATTCTTATTTCATCAGTCAGCCCAGATTCCATCCTGTAGATCTAAGATATGACTAGGAGGCTTAACTTTGATAAAGGAATGAGCTGTGGGGGTTGAAGAGCTTAAGTGCTTTTCTTTGGGGAAGAAAGGTCACCTACATAGCCCACAGAAAGGGAGTAACCAACTGTCCTTAACTGAAGCTACCTCATCGAAGACAAAAggaggaaagaatagaaaagcaaAAGTCCTACCCACTTACATGTATAAAATCATTGCTATTCATAGAACACTGTATCCCTTTCTATCCTCACAATGATAGACCATTGAGCAGGTACTAGAGTAATGTGTTtgaacaaaattcaaaattaaagtCTGCTTAGGGTTCCTCAGTCCAAGACATTCCTATACCACAGCAATAAGACCTAGTATTTTATGCAGTGAACTAGGTGACTCTTGTAGCATGGGTCTTGGTTCCTCATTTCACTGGAAATGTCTACTGATTTGCAAATAATGGGGAAAGACCCACAGATCTTGCGATTCTGAAGATGCCCTGTCTGGTATGTAAGAACTTCAGTATAACTGGAAGACTTGAGTGCAACTATAGAGTAACACCAGGgcctcacaattttttttttttagataagccAAACAATAGATGTTTTTAATACATATAGCTGATACAGTAGTCCTAAATATATTTTTGTNNNNNNNNNNNAAAAAAAGGGGCCTCACAATTTTATATAAAAGGTACACTTGTCTAAGTTACCCCTGGATTTTAATGATGACCTGAATATTGGGGAAGATATATGCATTCAGCCCATTGGGAAGTTCAGCAAAAATAAAGTAGTTGTCCCTTCACAACCTAAGGCAAAAATAAAGGGAAGGAATTCACTGAAGCCTTTTCCCAAAGCAAGGCATGGAGCTCCTCCAGTCCTTACACCCTACAGCTCATTAGGCGCCAGTCctcaggaacaaaacaaagaatcaactagGGTTTTTACCCCTCATTCAGTTCCAAACTGGGGCAGTAATAGAAATGTGAATGGGAGAGAAGGGGTCATGAGACCCAGTGATTAGCACCGAAAGCACAGCTGTTCTTAAACCACAACTTCCAGGAGCAGAAAGAGATAAGAGCAACAAGAAAGGGGTTATTCTTCTGGCAAATTAAATACAAGACTCAGTAGGGATAAGGAAgggatatcaaaaaaaaaaaaaaacaatcagaaCATCTATCACTCTGACCAAAGAGAGGGTTCATGATCAACAGAGGTCTACCCCTCCACCTTCTCTTCATTCATCTTGCTTCCGTTTTGGCTTTTTGGGGTTCCGTGAGCGACTCTTGGCTTTGCAAAGAGGGCATATAGGTGCATTTCGATGAATCTGTTGGTGACATGACAAACAAGCCTGGTGGGGGAAGACAGGATAAATAAAGTCAGCAATTAGGTTCTTCTAAGCAATGGTTCAGGTGGCTGAAACTCATGGGaccagaaaacaataaaaattccaTTGGTATAGAACAGTTATCAGTAAGATTTAAGTGATCTTGGAGACCATAGAACTTAGGAGTGAAGGACATAACACAGACAGGAATGCAGAGAAATATATGTAAAActtggaaataaaataagaactatATATCTATGCAATATTACATCAGAACATTATCTCTTAACAAGCTTACCCATGCACTGTTGATTTTCTTGAATGGGATAAGTAAGCAAGAATTTTCTATAATAACCAAGACAGTGAATATTTAGACTtcaatctgtctctctctgtctctctctgtctctgtctctctgtctctgtctgtgtgtgtgtgtgtgtgtgtgtgtgtgtgtgtgtgtgtgtgcgcgcacaccaCAGAACATGTGTGGGTGACTGAAGGCAACTTTTCTATTCTCTACAGAACATGTGTGGATGACTGAGGGCAACTTTCCTATTTTCTACTAGAACAaattttgggagtcagttctttccttccatcatgagatttagagatcaaactcagacctTCAGGTTTACATGGTAAATGCTTTTACATCCTGAGCCATGCAAGGGCTCATACTTGTATTAGATTTTTCACATTAAGCAGTTTGTTGCAATTATTCAACTTTATTTTATGCTAAGATACATCACACAAGTCAcctggcatgtgtgtatgtgccagtaAGTCTTCAATGGAAGTGTATAGCAAGTCAGACTCTACTTGTAAGTTATGCTCTACTTGGCAACCACTCTAGTAGAATGTCTGTTTAACCATTTACTATTGATCTGATTCTGTGATATTGCATTGATTACCCACAAACAGGTTTTAGCTAGTAGAAAATTAATTATGAAGAAAAGGTGATTATAAAggtcatatatacatttatgtctctataaaatataaacaatttctGTATAcaaatttccaaatttatttcAGCATTTGTTTCCAATCATGTAAACACCTGTACAGCAAATGTACTTAGAACCTGCCTTTTGATTCTGCTGGATCCCTCGCAAATGAGATACATTcactatatatttgtataaaggTTATCTTCTTAGCctttagaaaattatattttgacaGAGCCTGCCAAGCCCCCTGTATTCTAATCTCTCTGTGAATGTACGCCAACAAAAGCAACATGGATTCAACAGAGCACCCCATCTTCTGTGCCCCAGTCAATATTGTAACTTGTATAACAATGTAATATTCTGTACACACTTACATCATTTAAGTAAGATCTAAAATAAATAAGGCCACAACTTCAAACAGCATACCTTCAGCCTCCTATTCCAGAATGCTTTGCTTTATCCATGGTCCACTCAAGCTAACTCACCTTCATAGGTGGAGGCTGCTGCCTGAAGGTGGCTGTCTGCCTTgtgtcctgcttcctggccacttGGAGCTgttgagcagcagcagctgcagcagcaaggGATTCAGGTATGGGGGGTTCTTGAGGTTCGGTCTGCcattctgctttctgcttctcaaAGTAACTTTGGGGATGAAATACATTGGATGGATCATTCTAAAAGCAAGAAGAACCTTTCTCCTCTTATACTCTATGCTaaggaataaaataattgtatatgGGTCCTCTCCACAAAGGTACTACCCTCCCCATAGCACATGGCTCTTTCCCCTTAACACGGGGCCTATTTTCAGAACAAATGGTAGACATTTTGCTTCTTATCTCTGATAAGAAGATGCAGATGATCAAAAAACTCTCAGGGCTAGCAAGATGTTTAGACCTATTCTCTATTTGATGGCCATTTGCAGTGTTCTTATGCATTTGCAGTCCTATACCCTTCTAGGAACAAGAAGCTCTCAAgaatatctctctctgtctctctgtctctgtctctctctctgtctctctctctctctctctctctctctctctctctctctctctctctctctcattggccTAATGTTTAATTTCAGGTTTTGAGATTAAAGGACAGGTTAGGGTCCGGGAGAACATGGAAGTATATCATTTCATGTTTTCAAAGTTTTCTGTATACTTCTCTAGaccttaacttttaaaattatttgtgtgtgtgtgtgtatgtgtgcctttgtgtgtgtgtgtgtgtgtgtgtgtgtgtgtgtgtgtgtgtgtgtgtagacaagtATAAGAAGCTATCATGTACATGTGGAAATCATAGGACAGCCTGCAGGatttcattccctccctccttctacatGGGTCCAAGCAACAGATCTCAGGTCCCCGGGCTTGGTGGGGGAAAGTCCTGAGCCATTGTGCCAGTGTATAGATAAAATTCTTACATTGTCAAAAATTGCACAAAGTATTGTTAAAAGTCACCTATTTATCTTCATCTCATAATTCTTCTTATATAACACGTCAGCATAGAGACTTGCAGAAGGTCATACAAGGAATTAACCACTGACAGGCCTAAGAattgtactatatatatatactctgacTTTCAGGCAAgactttatgtatatatacatgtccCTCCCCACACCACACCCTCCCTTCTGCTACATTCTGTTCTTTGGGGGTCAGAGAGCAGGCAGCTTACTCCAAGGAgagtttctcttcctcttcacacAAGTCAGGAAGCCTTTGCAGACCCAATGTCATGCGCAGGGCATCCACATGTTCTTTCAGTGGCTTATACTCATCATGAAGCCTCCGCGTTGACTCTAGCAGCTTGTTTAAGTCGTTTTCAGACTGTTTAATAGTGTTTTCCATCTAGAAAATAGAGAAGTGTAGAAACATAAGAGATCCCAAAATTCTCAAGAGGCTTTATAACTGAATGGATAATAGGACAGACTCCAGAAGGAGACCAGTCTATATTCAAGTTCTCTATGTCTTTTCTACATGACTATTTCTTCATCACTATAATAGTGAAAGTTTCTTCATTACTATAATAGTGAAAGTTTAATAGTGCATGGCCCATGTACTCTTAACCAAATGAACAAATTCACACAAAGCACTAAATATAGAGTCTAATAGAGTAAAAGTTCATAAAATGGTAATTAAATTGCTCAAATTAGTAATCTCCCATAGTAGAACTGCCTTTAAAGGTTATCTAGCTCACCTCATCATTGCTTTTAGAGGTTAGTGAGCTGAATGAAGGTCAGAAAATAAAGGATTTACTTGGGAAAACTCTTAAGGAAAAAGTCAACACAAAAATTGAAGACTTGTGTCTTTTAGGccagttaacacacacacacacacacacacacacacacacacttacaagcagctgctgctgcagcaTTAGCATTTAGGAACTAAGAATTTTAAATTCTCAAGCCCTCTTTAAATTCAGAACATTTAACTAGAAACTCTGGAATGAAGTTCAACAATTTGTGTTCTAATAGATTCTCCAGTTGACCCTGGTGCTCTAGTCTGAGATGTACTGGTCTAGattctcagctcctctgttgAAAACACATTATTCATTCCATTATTCATTCTATTGGTTCTTTATCATCAGTTAGCTTGCAGCAAAGTCTACAGTCCCCACGTGAGACCCAAAATCCTATGCTAACACACTAAACCCCAAGGGTCTATTATGCAAgtctcatatatatattctaGGCCTGCCAATATTCTGGAAATGAGTAATTCCGCAGAAATGAGTTTCCCAAGAATAGAAACTAAGCTCCatcaaagataaatttaaaaaaaattctatcataGGCTCTAAGGACTAGAAAGGACCTGACTTGACTGACAGGTCAACCCTTTCTATTTCTTGATAAAGGAACAAGCAGTACAGAAGCTCAAACTCTTCATGAATAATCCCAAACAAGGGAAGTTTTTCAACTCAGAAATTAATTCCCAAATATTCCATTAGTTTCCAAATGTCAATCTAATGAGAGAGACCTACTTTAGTAAACATACGGGGATGATTTGTTTGTTCTGGTTGGACACTTTCAAGAATTTTAAGCTATCCTCAAGAGGCAGGAATCTAGTCCACCTTTCCTTGGCTACTTAAGTTGAAGACTTCCAGAATGTGAACATATCAAAACTGAATGAAGTCTTGAAGGTCAACTAGTCTATGTCATAATACAGGTAGAAAATATGGTGCTTAGAAATGAAGGACTCATTCATTGTCGTTAGTCAGTGACATAACAAGAGCTGACCTCAGAACTCCAGATCTTTCTACATTACAGTACTTTGATACCTTCTCTTCTGAGGTGGCTACAGTCACATGTAAATTAAAAGCAACAAGATTCTTTACTTCCTTATCCTTAATGGGTTCAGAGATAGGCTCCAGGCAACTAGCCACATACCACATTGATATCAGCATGGATCAGTCGGAGTTCCTCCACATGAGCCATCTTCTCCTGTAGCAGGAGATCCATCTCCTGTTTGTATTCTTTCAGGTGCCTCTCTTCAGACTCCAAAGCCTCAAACTCAGCCTTCAAGCGGGCCTTGATCTTTTCCATCTGCAGAGTCTTATTCCTGAAATTTCTCAAGAGTAGGAAGCAGGCCAATAGGAGAATggagaatggaggaagaaaagaataaaaagcagaATTAGGTTTTTCCTTCTGAGTCATTTTTCTAACCCTTCCTCTCACATTCAGAGACAACTAATGCACATAAGATGCAGCAACTAGAACTAATGGGCTGAGttacattttgtatttaattttaatgaatttaacTTTAAACTTGTGGCTAATGGCTCTTATACCATACAGCACAGCTGGCTAATATAAAAATTTCCCCTTATGTTGCTTATGTCTGGAACATTGACATAATGTTGCAAAAGTAACTACAATACCTGCGTATTACATACTACTCTACATTACCTTTGAGACAAGTTATCAAGCATATGTAGAATTCTTGATGTAGCTGTTGACCTACCTTACAGAAGAACAATATTTGGttttattggaaaattgtttATTTAGACCCCTTTCTGTTTAGACTTCTATTCCCAACCTCTTCAAGGTTACATGCAGAATACTTGGAACTGTCTACTTCTACTCCAATTTTAGAGATGAGTAACTAATATTCAGAGTGGCATcttatatgtattcatgtatccAGTGGAGTGAGAGTTGGGTCAAGAACTTATTTCTGCAAGCAGATACACATCATTAAGAAAACATGTCCTTTAAACTCATACCTGGATATACATGCTGGTTCTACCCTTTATTAGATTTTGGCCTTTAGATAATAACAATCAAATTCACATTTAACTATATGTGATGAATATGCAGTAggtatcttgtgtgtgtgcacatacacatacaaacatacaagtaTTTATTGAATGCTCATTCTTTGTCGTTGAGTACAGAGACAAGGgaaggcagtccaggtagggagAGCAGATGAACAAAGGCCCTAGAGTAGAAGGACACAACACATTAAAGGAACAACTAAAGACATATTAACATTGCTGAACCACCTACCGAAAGATGGAGAGAGGTCCAATATGAATCTAGGGATTTTTAGAAGAAATCAACACACAGCAGCTGACATTTTAAAGTGAATTAAGTCCTTCGTCCTAAACTGAAAATGGGTATTGAGTTTTTAAATATCAAGTGAGATTATATGACTACCATACTTCTCTCAGCTTTGACTTACTCAGTCCTAATATGGAAATAACTCAATGTACTTCATATGTCATGTGGTAAGGAT from the Mastomys coucha isolate ucsf_1 chromosome X, UCSF_Mcou_1, whole genome shotgun sequence genome contains:
- the Zc4h2 gene encoding zinc finger C4H2 domain-containing protein isoform X3 — protein: MADEQEIMCKLESIKEIRNKTLQMEKIKARLKAEFEALESEERHLKEYKQEMDLLLQEKMAHVEELRLIHADINVMENTIKQSENDLNKLLESTRRLHDEYKPLKEHVDALRMTLGLQRLPDLCEEEEKLSLELVCHVTNRFIEMHLYALFAKPRVAHGTPKSQNGSKMNEEKVEG
- the Zc4h2 gene encoding zinc finger C4H2 domain-containing protein isoform X1, producing the protein MADEQEIMCKLESIKEIRNKTLQMEKIKARLKAEFEALESEERHLKEYKQEMDLLLQEKMAHVEELRLIHADINVMENTIKQSENDLNKLLESTRRLHDEYKPLKEHVDALRMTLGLQRLPDLCEEEEKLSLDYFEKQKAEWQTEPQEPPIPESLAAAAAAAQQLQVARKQDTRQTATFRQQPPPMKACLSCHQQIHRNAPICPLCKAKSRSRNPKKPKRKQDE
- the Zc4h2 gene encoding zinc finger C4H2 domain-containing protein isoform X2, with translation MADEQEIMCKLESIKEIRNKTLQMEKIKARLKAEFEALESEERHLKEYKQEMDLLLQEKMAHVEELRLIHADINVMENTIKQSENDLNKLLESTRRLHDEYKPLKEHVDALRMTLGLQRLPDLCEEEEKLSLEMIHPMYFIPKVTLRSRKQNGRPNLKNPPYLNPLLLQLLLLNSSKWPGSRTQGRQPPSGSSLHL